TTATTTCTATCAAACTTAGAAATAATGGCTTCATTTTTATTTTTATAGCTTATAATATTTATTTCATCTTATGTACTTCTGCAACTAACTTTCCGCCCTGAATGCCCATATAAAGCTTAACAGGAGCATCATTCGTATTTTCAAACACTAAATCTAAATATGGGTATGCAATTGTAGCATCTCTTCCCTGCGGGACATAACCTACTGTTTTAGAATGTGTAGTTCTCTCTACCATTTTTAAACCAGCTTGATCTGCTGCATTGTATAGAGTTGATGATGTTTGACAAACGCCACCACCATAACCATCTACTAATTTACCATCTACAATTTCTTTACCTAATTGATATCCTTTATCTGGCGTTGTATCACCGATTAATGCATTAAAAGAGAAACTGTCTCCTTTTGCTAATACAACTCCATTTATGCTCGCTGCTGACAAACGAATATTCTCAATACGGCCACCTGCTGAGCCACCTAAATTCGTTTCATATCTACCAATTACCGTGCCACTTCCTTGCGCATCACTTAATGTTGCGGTAGGCTTTTTCTCAACGATAGGTAACTGATATGAAGAATCCCACATACCTACATTTAATAATTTGTCTACTAATTCTTTTTCCATTAATTCATAAGAAGGCTTTCCTTCTTGCCATGATCCATCAGGCGCTATACGTGAAGGGACCATCTTTTTGTCAACGCTTTTCCCAACTTCACCAGCAACCTTCGTTACCGATTTTTTGAATTTCGCCTCATCTTCAAAATAACCTAAGCTCGATAAGTCTATTTTCTTCACTTCAGTACCAGTACGCCCGTCCACTAAGCTAATTGAATCCTGTACATCAGCCTTGGCCTCTACAACGTTCCCACCAAAATCACTTACTAATGCCACATCACTTACTTTTGTTCCACAACCACTTACTACAGCTACACATAGCACCCCTACTAATATACCCTTTATTTTTCGGAACAATATACTCTCTCCTTTTCCCCAACATTATTTCTTATGTATTATTTCATTTTTATGTATGTTTTGTTACAATCATTTTACAATATATTTAGAAAATGTTACAAGTTATTTTTTACTCTATTAAAATTACTCTTTTCTTTTGTAAATGTCTATACATATTTATATAAATTTTTGAGTTTGATAAGATTGTAACTTTTATGTAACCTATCTCTATCCAGTATATACCATTCAACAGATGAAATACAAATGTAAAACCCTTTCATTTCACCTCTCTAGTCACCTACATACTTCAAAAACCGTAATACCACTTTCTCATATGTGATCATTATTAAACAACTTAAACC
This Bacillus mycoides DNA region includes the following protein-coding sequences:
- a CDS encoding VanW family protein — encoded protein: MFRKIKGILVGVLCVAVVSGCGTKVSDVALVSDFGGNVVEAKADVQDSISLVDGRTGTEVKKIDLSSLGYFEDEAKFKKSVTKVAGEVGKSVDKKMVPSRIAPDGSWQEGKPSYELMEKELVDKLLNVGMWDSSYQLPIVEKKPTATLSDAQGSGTVIGRYETNLGGSAGGRIENIRLSAASINGVVLAKGDSFSFNALIGDTTPDKGYQLGKEIVDGKLVDGYGGGVCQTSSTLYNAADQAGLKMVERTTHSKTVGYVPQGRDATIAYPYLDLVFENTNDAPVKLYMGIQGGKLVAEVHKMK